A genomic segment from uncultured Desulfuromonas sp. encodes:
- a CDS encoding tetratricopeptide repeat protein, with the protein MNLKPIFVLVIIFSLIMQLRNCEYGAEHQSVDPKYKNAHLTAVSAQKLLKEGKQQEALNYYEMARREMEHANVGADKGEDVYINYGFVMNDIGVIHLGWALYGKDLDTERTQIDMANIDQQELQTASQALQSAIDFYNRWYKHNPDDYERYSKAISESYANLGVALKYAGKTDEAVAAFSQSLLRNPKNGNAERSLKMLDINPKPYIEAGENELKQH; encoded by the coding sequence CTGCGAATATGGGGCCGAGCATCAGTCTGTTGATCCGAAATACAAAAACGCTCACCTGACAGCGGTCAGTGCGCAAAAACTGCTGAAAGAAGGTAAACAGCAGGAGGCGCTTAACTATTATGAGATGGCCCGCCGTGAAATGGAGCATGCCAATGTCGGCGCGGACAAAGGGGAGGATGTTTACATCAACTACGGCTTTGTTATGAATGACATTGGCGTCATCCACCTGGGTTGGGCGTTGTACGGAAAAGATCTGGATACGGAGCGCACCCAGATCGACATGGCCAACATTGATCAGCAGGAGTTGCAGACAGCTTCGCAAGCCCTGCAAAGCGCCATTGATTTTTATAACCGTTGGTACAAACACAATCCCGATGATTACGAGCGGTATTCCAAAGCCATTTCAGAGAGCTATGCCAACCTCGGCGTCGCCCTGAAATACGCTGGAAAAACCGATGAAGCGGTCGCTGCCTTTTCCCAGTCTCTGCTGCGCAACCCGAAAAACGGCAATGCGGAACGTTCGCTGAAAATGCTGGACATCAACCCCAAGCCTTACATTGAAGCTGGCGAAAACGAACTGAAACAGCATTGA